One genomic region from Chthonomonas calidirosea T49 encodes:
- a CDS encoding carbohydrate binding domain-containing protein: MNRYLRIGILCLTMGLVGLSGVRAQNYVQNGGFETGDFTDWTLSGDTTVATVSSADPHTGNYSAALGTTYGTGYLSQTLSVTPNQSYFLSFWVTTDGSLPNSLDVSFDGNSVASFQNLGPGYQIYEYQVTPTVANPVLQFAFQDTSGYIYLDDVRLGTSSATPEVNSLVGLGFLLALGGVWGVRRARTRTKATTISNSY; this comes from the coding sequence ATGAACAGATATCTGAGAATAGGTATTCTTTGCCTTACGATGGGACTTGTCGGTCTGTCTGGTGTGCGGGCTCAAAACTACGTGCAGAACGGAGGTTTTGAGACCGGAGATTTCACCGATTGGACGTTATCTGGAGATACCACCGTAGCAACAGTGAGTAGTGCTGATCCTCACACAGGCAACTATAGTGCGGCGCTTGGAACAACCTACGGTACCGGCTATCTTTCTCAAACGTTGAGTGTTACCCCCAATCAAAGCTACTTTCTTAGTTTCTGGGTTACAACCGATGGAAGCCTACCGAATAGCCTCGATGTTAGTTTTGACGGCAACAGTGTGGCTTCCTTTCAAAATTTAGGGCCGGGTTACCAAATCTACGAATATCAGGTAACACCCACAGTCGCGAACCCGGTGCTACAGTTTGCCTTCCAAGACACCAGTGGCTACATCTACCTTGACGACGTGCGATTAGGTACCTCTTCCGCCACTCCGGAGGTAAACAGTCTTGTTGGCTTGGGTTTTCTGCTGGCGCTAGGAGGCGTATGGGGAGTACGCAGGGCAAGAACACGGACAAAGGCTACGACTATAAGCAACAGCTACTAG
- a CDS encoding cryptochrome/photolyase family protein: MNTKTFRTGLVWFRTGLRLHDNTCLFAALQENEQVYALYVLDDTYLRGADIGAARVAFLFDALHKLQADIESYGGQLIVRRVKQAPQQEVVAVAKEVGARAIYLNRDYLPYPIQRDRHAKALAEAEGIAFKTYPDILLVEPERVKTETGLPYQVFTPFKRRWENLVNVPERYSIEPLLGRLRVTHHVRSAEIPSLAEYGLSLRQQIEPAGERRALQRLEAFARNGLPVYHQRRDFAADPDSTSRLSMHIKWGTISIRECYRTARKVGGPGAQKWIDELAWREFYHAVLYYFPHALTGPMHPEYDRLPWSENEEHFQAWKAGMTGYPFVDAGMRQLNQTGWMHNRLRQVVASYLCKDLLIHWQKGERYFMQMLVDGDWPANNGGWQWVAGTGTDPRRATRIFNPVLQQERYDSQMEYIRQWVPEFGSAQYPQKPIVPHEEGRQRFLNAFKAMIGPTQSSTIGELF; the protein is encoded by the coding sequence ATGAACACAAAAACCTTTCGCACAGGACTGGTGTGGTTTCGTACGGGTCTCCGGCTTCACGACAACACCTGTCTCTTTGCCGCGCTCCAGGAAAACGAGCAGGTCTACGCGCTCTACGTGCTCGATGACACCTATCTGCGCGGGGCCGATATCGGTGCTGCCCGAGTCGCTTTCCTCTTCGATGCTCTTCACAAACTGCAAGCCGATATCGAATCCTACGGCGGGCAGCTGATCGTGCGACGCGTCAAACAGGCTCCGCAGCAAGAGGTTGTTGCCGTGGCAAAAGAGGTGGGGGCACGCGCCATCTATCTGAATCGAGACTATCTGCCCTATCCCATCCAACGCGATCGCCACGCAAAAGCCCTGGCCGAGGCGGAAGGCATCGCTTTTAAAACCTACCCAGACATTCTGCTTGTCGAGCCGGAACGCGTTAAAACAGAAACCGGCCTGCCTTATCAAGTATTTACGCCCTTCAAGCGTCGGTGGGAAAACCTCGTGAACGTGCCGGAGCGTTATTCCATAGAGCCCCTATTAGGGCGCCTTCGGGTGACACATCACGTCCGGAGTGCGGAGATTCCTTCCCTCGCCGAATACGGCCTTTCCCTTCGTCAACAGATCGAACCCGCGGGAGAGCGACGTGCCCTGCAGCGTCTTGAAGCGTTTGCTCGCAACGGACTTCCCGTCTATCATCAAAGACGCGATTTTGCCGCCGACCCCGATTCCACCTCCCGCCTCTCCATGCACATCAAATGGGGAACCATCTCCATTCGCGAATGCTACCGAACGGCTCGAAAAGTGGGCGGACCAGGGGCACAGAAATGGATAGATGAACTGGCCTGGCGCGAGTTTTATCATGCGGTGCTCTACTACTTCCCCCACGCTCTAACAGGGCCGATGCACCCCGAATACGATCGTCTGCCCTGGAGCGAGAACGAAGAGCACTTTCAAGCATGGAAAGCCGGCATGACCGGATATCCTTTTGTAGATGCCGGCATGCGCCAACTGAACCAAACCGGCTGGATGCACAATCGGTTACGGCAGGTGGTGGCCTCCTACCTCTGCAAAGATCTTCTGATTCACTGGCAAAAAGGCGAACGTTATTTCATGCAGATGCTCGTGGATGGCGATTGGCCTGCCAATAATGGGGGATGGCAGTGGGTTGCTGGCACGGGCACCGATCCGCGACGCGCCACGCGTATCTTCAATCCCGTCCTTCAGCAAGAGCGTTATGACTCACAAATGGAGTACATACGGCAGTGGGTTCCAGAGTTTGGCAGCGCTCAATATCCCCAAAAACCTATTGTCCCTCACGAAGAGGGCCGACAAAGATTTCTCAACGCTTTTAAAGCGATGATCGGACCAACACAATCCTCCACGATAGGTGAGCTTTTCTAA
- a CDS encoding prepilin-type N-terminal cleavage/methylation domain-containing protein codes for MQQTQKTHRRAFTLIELLVVIAIIAILAAILFPVFAQARAQARKVTCLSNAKELGLALSMYVQDYDETFPLIFTPVYTSDPSTFAWSGSATTVSTAAWQNLVQPYIKNWGIFICPEDFLNHADPVNYVDPFLNYGIPPLSQIDGNPNWGDTYYGNTTDFSVHVAWQGLAGAFPDNGWSPSSITPTPSSKLAAISSAADMTLVSDASAADWWGATFGPGPWDSDFFHYCVTWFPAYQTQRFGPIGRHLQQNKTSCSYLRLSGGQIVVTFVDGHSKSMPIMNYFTKVKTSSGQLVYKYLWPTGM; via the coding sequence ATGCAACAAACACAAAAAACTCATCGCCGAGCGTTTACGCTCATTGAACTTCTTGTAGTCATCGCAATAATTGCGATTTTAGCTGCAATTCTCTTTCCTGTCTTCGCACAGGCGCGAGCGCAGGCCAGGAAGGTTACGTGCCTGTCCAACGCCAAAGAGCTTGGCCTTGCGCTATCTATGTATGTGCAAGACTACGATGAGACGTTTCCACTCATCTTCACGCCGGTTTATACCTCCGACCCTTCTACCTTCGCCTGGAGTGGATCGGCAACTACGGTTAGCACAGCGGCATGGCAAAATCTGGTTCAGCCTTATATCAAAAACTGGGGGATTTTTATATGTCCCGAAGACTTTCTAAATCATGCCGACCCAGTGAATTACGTTGACCCCTTCCTGAACTACGGTATTCCACCTCTCTCCCAAATAGATGGCAATCCCAATTGGGGCGATACGTATTATGGTAACACAACTGATTTCAGTGTCCACGTAGCTTGGCAAGGTCTAGCAGGGGCTTTTCCAGACAATGGATGGTCGCCTTCAAGTATTACCCCCACACCTAGCTCAAAACTCGCCGCCATCTCTTCCGCAGCGGATATGACCCTCGTTAGTGACGCCTCAGCAGCGGATTGGTGGGGAGCAACTTTCGGTCCCGGCCCGTGGGATTCGGACTTCTTCCATTACTGTGTTACTTGGTTTCCCGCCTACCAAACTCAACGTTTCGGCCCGATAGGGCGACACCTCCAGCAGAACAAAACCTCCTGCAGCTATTTGCGGTTGAGCGGAGGGCAAATTGTCGTCACTTTTGTGGATGGACATTCGAAGAGCATGCCCATTATGAACTATTTCACGAAAGTGAAAACGAGTTCAGGTCAGCTTGTGTACAAATACCTTTGGCCAACGGGAATGTAA
- the ftcD gene encoding glutamate formimidoyltransferase, which translates to MKSTWETRGVLLGEAVFQCVPNFSEGRRREVVEAIANAAQRAGAVVADWSLDPDHNRSVVSLLGDAQQIEAGALAAAAEAVKHIDMRRHQGLHPRTGAVDVLPVVPVRKVGREEAVALAHTIGKQLAEQLKIPVLFYEWAARPGRETALPKLRQGGWEHIAQSVLDPDFGPSHPHPTAGVAIVGARGPLIAYNILLNTANAAIARELARTIRQQREHVPELEGVRAMGLFLPSRGLAQLSMNLTCPEKTPLPVVFEWVKQSARKLGAAPLESEIIGLIPQKALGDAKPEDILWHGYRPQKLLEWWLAR; encoded by the coding sequence TTGAAATCTACTTGGGAAACGAGGGGCGTATTGCTTGGCGAGGCCGTTTTTCAGTGCGTGCCCAACTTCAGTGAGGGACGAAGAAGAGAGGTTGTTGAGGCGATTGCGAACGCCGCACAACGTGCCGGTGCGGTAGTGGCCGACTGGAGCCTTGACCCCGATCATAATCGCAGCGTGGTGTCTCTTTTGGGCGACGCCCAACAGATTGAGGCCGGCGCATTAGCTGCGGCTGCCGAGGCGGTGAAGCATATTGATATGCGTCGGCATCAGGGGCTGCACCCTCGAACGGGCGCTGTGGATGTGTTGCCCGTGGTGCCGGTGCGCAAGGTAGGGCGTGAAGAAGCCGTTGCCCTCGCGCATACGATAGGAAAGCAACTGGCGGAACAGCTTAAGATCCCCGTGCTGTTTTATGAATGGGCTGCACGCCCAGGGCGCGAAACCGCACTGCCAAAGCTACGACAGGGCGGTTGGGAGCACATAGCCCAAAGCGTTTTAGACCCGGACTTCGGCCCTTCTCACCCGCATCCAACGGCGGGTGTGGCTATTGTAGGGGCACGAGGTCCCCTCATTGCCTACAATATCCTGCTCAACACAGCCAATGCGGCCATAGCGCGCGAGTTGGCACGGACGATTCGACAGCAGCGTGAACACGTCCCTGAACTCGAAGGCGTGCGAGCCATGGGGCTGTTTCTACCTAGCCGGGGCCTAGCCCAGCTTTCCATGAACCTCACCTGTCCAGAAAAAACTCCCTTACCCGTCGTATTTGAGTGGGTAAAACAGTCCGCTAGAAAGCTGGGAGCAGCACCGCTTGAAAGCGAGATCATCGGCCTTATTCCCCAAAAGGCTCTTGGCGATGCGAAACCTGAGGATATTCTGTGGCACGGTTATCGGCCACAGAAACTGTTAGAGTGGTGGCTGGCACGATAA
- a CDS encoding TlpA disulfide reductase family protein, giving the protein MLRRNLTIALFVVLIITLFAYLMGVHTPLAIGPSDGPAPIAKRFALTNAKLPLLPPNKPVRLADLKGKVVILDFWATWCGPCRMSMPELQKLYTKYANKGVEVIGVSEDTSLGRSHSELVQAVQGVAKQIGVTYPLALAVDNPQLEALFPHTAIPALFVLDKHGRAAYMENGFDPVNKLQGVDQAVSELLQER; this is encoded by the coding sequence ATGCTACGCCGAAATCTTACCATAGCGCTTTTCGTGGTGCTGATAATCACTCTTTTCGCCTACTTAATGGGCGTGCATACGCCTCTAGCCATAGGGCCTAGCGACGGACCGGCGCCCATTGCCAAACGTTTCGCCCTCACGAACGCTAAACTGCCGCTACTGCCCCCGAATAAGCCGGTGCGCCTCGCCGACCTGAAGGGGAAGGTGGTGATTCTAGATTTTTGGGCAACCTGGTGCGGACCCTGCCGCATGAGCATGCCGGAACTGCAGAAGCTCTACACCAAATACGCCAACAAAGGCGTTGAGGTGATTGGTGTTTCGGAAGACACCTCTCTCGGACGCTCTCATTCCGAGCTTGTTCAGGCGGTCCAAGGTGTTGCCAAGCAGATAGGGGTTACCTATCCTCTTGCACTCGCCGTAGATAACCCTCAACTTGAAGCCCTATTTCCCCACACCGCCATTCCAGCGCTCTTTGTGCTTGATAAGCACGGACGAGCGGCCTATATGGAAAACGGCTTTGACCCAGTAAATAAACTTCAAGGTGTGGATCAGGCGGTAAGTGAACTGCTTCAAGAGAGATAG